In the Arachis ipaensis cultivar K30076 chromosome B10, Araip1.1, whole genome shotgun sequence genome, one interval contains:
- the LOC110268476 gene encoding uncharacterized protein LOC110268476, whose translation MSSQLGSNESDGTIKHVKLSVKEAMKPPNGRKIVLRFNSALQPVGDEAGLLSGVMGLLGSDYTKFPIYEKDWRKVRTRDKVYNECVKEMFHFEEDSRGIIKRIIFKMLGRVWKETRNRLYHHCYDPELSLEENIENRPDGIIADHWRWFLNYRNSEETQEKCKKNTENRSKQLYTHTGRRVNRGKLYLLTHKRANGSYVHDAARAIGERIEAIEQRDESSRLLSQNDSLAQALEKEHLGRVRGMGLGPTSSQVFGMNSHQPSNGFEREETQRVLLELQAELAADKLKRKAVEDEVAAKKTKRQAVEDEVAAEKTKRQAVEDEVAAGKVRMQAMESALICILQGRGRKLPSDVAAWMSALEGQNRK comes from the exons ATGTCATCGCAGCTTGGCTCTAATG AATCTGATGGCACAATCAAACATGTCAAACTGAGTGTGAAGGAAGCTATGAAGCCACCTAACGGAAGAAAGATCGTACTCAGGTTTAACAGTGCACTGCAACCAGTTGGGGATGAAGCAGGTCTACTGAGCGGCGTTATGGGACTGCTAGGATCTGACTACACCAAATTCCCAATCTACGAGAAGGACTGGAGAAAGGTTCGCACCAGGGACAAGGTCTATAATGAATGTGTAAAg GAAATGTTCcattttgaagaagatagtaGAGGAATTATCAAGCGTATAATATTCAAAATGCTAGGAAGGGTTTGGAAGGAAACGAGGAACAGATTATACCATCACTGCTATGACCCAGAACTTTCACTTGAAGAAAATATTgaaaaccgcccagatggaattATTGCGGACCATTGGAGATGGTTTCTCAACTATCGCAATAGCGAAGAGACACAG GAGAAGTGCAAGAAAAATACTGAGAATCGATCAAAGCAGCTTTACACCCACACCG GGAGGAGAGTTAATAGAGGAAAGTTGTATCTCTTAACGCACAAAAGAGCTAATGGCTCCTATGTCCATGATGCAGCTCGGGCTATTGGA GAAAGAATTGAGGCTATTGAGCAACGTGATGAATCCTCTAGACTGTTGTCTCAGAATGATTCGCTTGCTCAAGCTCTTGAAAAGGAGCACCTGGGTAGGGTGCGTGGCATGGGGTTAGGGCCGACTTCTAGTCAAGTCTTCGGTATGAATTCCCATCAGCCGAGCAATGGTTTTGAAAGGGAGGAGACCCAAAGGGTGCTGCTTGAACTACAAGCAGAGTTGGCAGCAGATAAATTGAAAAGGAAGGCAGTAGAGGATGAAGTAGCAGCCAAGAAGACCAAAAGACAGGCagtggaggatgaagtagcagcCGAGAAGACAAAAAGACAGGCagtggaggatgaagtagcagcTGGGAAGGTCAGGATGCAGGCAATGGAGAGTGCTTTGATATGTATACTTCAAGGGCGAGGTAGGAAGCTGCCATCAGACGTCGCCGCATGGATGAGTGCGTTGGAGGGACAGAATAGAAAGTAG